In the Leptospira neocaledonica genome, one interval contains:
- a CDS encoding glycosyltransferase family 2 protein yields MQPPWANSKFLIPALNEEESLPKVLDSLFKFGILPEQILILDNGSKDSTPQIAIDAGVILIQEPKRGYGAACLAGIHYLQKKKVSPEFIVFMDADGSDDLENLKDLFAPFSQDPNTNFVIGSRTLGNAEPGSLSFLQKFGNWLSCFLIRIFYGVKFTDLGPFRVLRWKSLLDLDLQDPTWGWNLEMQIKAIRRKFKIQEVPVHYEKRKGGKSKISGNLVGSLKAGVKILYIFFKLTFFST; encoded by the coding sequence TTGCAACCTCCCTGGGCAAATTCTAAATTTTTGATCCCTGCCCTAAATGAAGAAGAATCCTTACCTAAAGTTTTAGATTCTCTCTTCAAATTCGGGATCCTGCCCGAGCAAATTTTAATCTTGGATAATGGATCGAAAGATTCCACTCCGCAAATTGCAATCGATGCAGGAGTCATCTTGATCCAAGAACCTAAAAGAGGTTATGGTGCCGCATGTTTAGCAGGGATTCATTATCTTCAGAAGAAAAAGGTTTCTCCCGAATTTATCGTTTTTATGGATGCAGACGGCTCGGATGATCTCGAAAATTTAAAGGATTTATTCGCTCCATTCTCCCAAGACCCAAATACAAATTTTGTGATAGGATCTAGGACCTTAGGAAATGCGGAACCCGGTTCCTTGTCCTTCTTGCAGAAATTCGGCAATTGGCTTTCTTGTTTTTTAATCCGAATTTTTTACGGTGTGAAATTCACTGACCTTGGGCCATTCCGTGTACTTAGATGGAAATCCCTGTTGGATTTGGATCTACAGGATCCTACTTGGGGATGGAATCTTGAAATGCAAATCAAAGCGATCCGGAGGAAATTTAAAATCCAAGAAGTTCCGGTCCATTACGAAAAAAGAAAAGGTGGAAAGTCTAAGATAAGTGGTAATTTAGTCGGAAGCCTAAAGGCTGGCGTGAAAATACTTTATATTTTCTTTAAGTTAACATTTTTTTCAACTTAG
- a CDS encoding multiheme c-type cytochrome, which produces MFLNKKRSFLLAALSLSLAASLFYCIFTKPKDKPIPVDEVFSQAPWSKPLPILPPLAGVGEVRAENCGRCHVEIYAEWKTSTHANALSDLQFQSELSKSSSPRWLCLNCHTPVANQRETLVNYLNNGDYRTPIEEPNPDFDPKMKAEGVTCAVCHVRLDEQGNSYVLGANGKTKPPHPVKIIPDKLKNRCLDCHNANYVLDDQLVCAFKTGNELEQSGNSHGKLACGSCHMGELQRKLVKPELNTPIRTSHKHSFIGGGVPKKFELYEKQILGGYRTGLKINPIQWKQKGNDLEYSVSLTNEKAAHNIPTGDPERFILLKISVLDSKGKSLATKVIKFGQEWEWYPKARLVADTRILPGETKVWKDLFVGIKKDQSKIVFEIYHTRLKESNAEHMRKNSENVSSDDLRKKISKIENHYPFSSIVHKEDIDLNSGKSRVYSPEELFRISKNRRGE; this is translated from the coding sequence ATGTTCTTAAACAAAAAAAGAAGTTTCCTTCTAGCGGCTCTATCTTTATCCTTAGCCGCTAGCTTATTCTATTGTATTTTTACAAAACCGAAAGATAAACCGATTCCTGTGGACGAAGTTTTTTCTCAGGCTCCTTGGTCTAAACCTTTACCTATCCTTCCCCCTCTTGCGGGAGTGGGAGAAGTTCGTGCCGAAAATTGTGGAAGATGCCATGTAGAAATTTACGCAGAATGGAAAACATCCACTCATGCAAACGCTCTTTCGGATCTTCAGTTCCAATCTGAACTTTCCAAGTCTTCTTCTCCGCGTTGGCTTTGTTTAAACTGTCATACTCCTGTTGCGAACCAAAGAGAGACCCTTGTTAATTATCTAAATAACGGAGATTATAGAACTCCTATAGAAGAACCGAATCCCGACTTCGATCCTAAGATGAAGGCGGAAGGAGTAACTTGTGCCGTATGTCATGTTCGTTTGGACGAGCAAGGTAATTCCTATGTTCTAGGTGCAAATGGAAAAACAAAACCTCCTCATCCTGTGAAAATCATTCCGGATAAATTGAAAAATAGATGTTTGGATTGTCATAATGCAAATTACGTTTTGGACGACCAATTGGTATGCGCTTTCAAAACAGGCAATGAGTTAGAACAAAGCGGGAACTCCCACGGAAAGTTAGCCTGTGGTTCCTGCCATATGGGAGAACTACAACGTAAACTAGTCAAACCGGAGCTAAATACTCCAATCCGTACTTCTCATAAACATTCTTTTATAGGAGGAGGAGTTCCGAAAAAATTCGAACTCTATGAGAAACAAATTCTTGGAGGATATAGGACCGGCCTAAAGATAAATCCAATACAATGGAAGCAAAAAGGGAATGATCTGGAATATTCTGTTTCGCTTACTAATGAAAAGGCAGCTCATAATATTCCCACAGGAGATCCTGAAAGATTTATACTTCTGAAAATTTCCGTATTAGATTCCAAAGGAAAATCTCTTGCAACCAAAGTGATCAAATTCGGTCAAGAATGGGAATGGTATCCGAAGGCGAGACTGGTTGCAGATACGCGCATCCTTCCCGGAGAAACCAAGGTTTGGAAAGATTTATTTGTAGGGATTAAAAAAGACCAATCGAAAATCGTATTCGAAATTTATCATACTCGACTGAAAGAATCTAATGCAGAACATATGAGAAAGAATAGTGAGAATGTTAGCTCGGATGATCTTCGTAAAAAGATCTCTAAAATAGAAAATCATTATCCTTTTTCTAGCATAGTTCATAAAGAAGATATAGATCTAAACTCCGGAAAAAGTAGGGTCTATTCCCCTGAGGAACTTTTCAGGATCTCTAAAAATAGAAGAGGAGAATAA